Within the Pseudorasbora parva isolate DD20220531a chromosome 15, ASM2467924v1, whole genome shotgun sequence genome, the region TCTTTACATTTACACTACAAATGTCACGCCTATTAAAGGATTCgtttcctgatattttactcacccccatgccatccaagatgtttctcaagatgtctttctttctttggtggaaaataaatattaccttttttgaggaaaacattccaggattctccatataatggacttcaatggcaaccaaaatattgaaggtccaaatcaatgcagtttcaaagggctgtGCACGATCctcagaaacattttttttttcgactgaagaaagaaagacagacatcttggatgagatgggggtgagtaaaatatcaggaaattttcattttaaagtgaactaatcctttaagcagCCTATTTAGATGAAAGGCATTGCAGGTACACGttgattttatttaacatttattttaaatgttaattatagtatgaaataaatattatgatattaattaattgctgaagaaaatcacaaaaatataatttatataaataaaacaactaTAATATGTGTAggtataataatacatttcattttaaaaatgttatttgatAAACATAAATTGAATTGATTACtgaaaaaatgtgttaaatttaTTTAATCCGTTTGAACCAATACTTATGTCTAATATAAATTGTGTATTAGATTAATATATTAAGATGCTATCTTTTTGAGTCGCTGTCTTTTGAGTCTTAGAAGGCAGCTCACTACTGAGCTATCTGTTTTGGGAATATCCGTTTTGGGACAGATTTAGCATTCAGATATAGATTCAGTGGTGTTGTAGTTCTCACTCTTAtcttctgtctgtctgctgTCTAGCTGTTCAGTTTGTCTATGTGTGTCTTTGTCATCATCATTTGCTTGGCTCCACCCACCCTCCCCTGCTTCCTCTCACATTGGGCCGCATGGAATCATGGGATTCCACAGCCCTTCCCATCACCTTCTCTGAGAAGGTCCGCCGACCTGCTGGAACAACCAAGTCTCTGAGCAAAAAGGATCACTAGCTGTGGACTTTTGGCCTTTAATGGCAGCCATATACTACTGTAGAGTTGTTCAGTCATGATTTCAGTTTGCTTGGggaattttaatgttttttttttttttttttagaaataacttttttatttaggGTAAAAAGGTGTTTGGTCAACATTTCTTAGTTTTTCACTTCTACAATATTTACACAGCCATACATGGACACACTCTCAGCCCAGCAGCGTGTCCTAGCCAGTTATTTACTTAGTTCATAATTAGCTCATAATAATACCTTAAGTGTACCTATTCTAAGGTATTAATATGCatatgttattttaaaaatattagttttattatttttaaatatgataattaaaatgtgtgtgtgtgtgtgtgtatatatatatatatatatatatatatatatatatatatatatatatatatatatatatatatatatatatatatatatatatatatatcaaaaatatatatataataaaaataatatatctcaaattgttttaaacaagctGTTGTCCTTCTAAAGGTACAGTTTTTGGCGTTTTTGTTCTGACAGTGTACAGACTTCATAACACAAGCATATAATAAGGACCatacaaaaatgtgcatttactcCTTATGTCACAACCTGTGTTTCTAAAGCACACAATGGTTTAAAGCAaacaaaagtcatttttgaggTCTGACTGCGTAATTCATGCTGTACAACAAAACAGAAAAGCCTCAAAGTAATGTGGACCACAGATCTAAGGTTGCTCATAAATCAAAAACcaccattaaaaataaaaccatgaaATGTTCTTGAAGGGAATCATAGCTCATTCTCTTCCAGGTTTTTATGAATACAGACTGAACAGCTCTGTGCAAGCATGCAaacaaatacagattttttttttttaaactgcattCAAAaccacaatataaaacacatttgaAAGAAACAAAACCTTTCACCTATAATTGGGCCTTTTCTTCTGGCTATGTGCTCTTTAAACCACTTGTTTTAGGCTGAACCTCCAGCTGCCCTGTTTTGCTCTTGAAGTACTTGGTTGTCACCAGtggaaaaggtttttttttttttttttttggttcacAAGTCAATGTGTTTGTGTCTTTCTCCCTCCGGCCCAAACTCATTCCATTATCAGTCAATCAGTGAAACCGTAAACATGCATTTGGATTGCGGTGGTGCTCTTGCACTTCATTTCTTAGAAGCAAACTGGCGTTCTCCGGTTCAATCCATGACAGACACAAGGACACGTGAGCCTTGTAGATGACGCCTACGATAGGTCAGTGGTGGGGGGGCAGCAAAGGCCAGTCGTGCGGAGCTGGGGAACGTCCCACTTACAGACGTTCCTCAACACGAGACGAGTTTAGAAGCAGCTGGTGCTTGACCTCCACCTTTGACCTGTGATCCACAGACCGTGTGTCAGGTGTGCTTTGGAATGCTTTAACACTAACTAAACAAGCTTTCCTCTCGCTGTTCAGCTTCTGGTCTGTGGAGTCAGTTTGAGAACAGAAGTTGCTGGGCCAGTAGATGGTTGaactatattataaaatattataattatatattataatattaaacaGATTTAAGGGTTCATGATGGGGATGTACAGCtaaagtgtatgtgtgtgtgtgaatgcttttttcacacacacacataaagtttgtaaatattcacatatatatatatatatatatatatatatatatatatatatatatatatatatatatatatatatatatatatatatatatatatatatatatatatatatatatacacacacttgtTACATTCAATTAAAcgcaattaattattttgacagTACTTCAGTACTTgacagtgtgtgtatgtatatataatataatgtatatataattcACACACAGTTCACCACCGTTATGAGCCCAGCAGCTTTTGTAATTATCATGCTAATCGCTCTTGAAATTATATTCttgatatttcatgtcaatTTCACATTGTTTTTTACCATTTGACAAAATGAAAACAGGATTTAATTCGTACACTGGAAACACAACAGGACTAGGATCAGGAGAAGTTTACAAAGACCCGCGAGAGAAATGGACAAAAGGGTGAGTAACACAATCATGCACTTGGAATGCTTTTTTAAAACCCAGACCGTTTGTACGCTGTATATAAACCAAAGATGTCATGCTTGGGTTGGACCATAAGCTgtggtatttatttatataacccTCCGCAAACATCATTAACCCTTCGAACTCTGAGCTCACAGCTGTGGGTGTGGTGGAAACGCCACCCAAACACACAGAAGAACTCGTCTACTTAAGGGCATTTAACAATGCTTTAAATGAAGGTTTTGATTGTCTTGGACATATTCGTAGACaagttaaaggattagtttacccaaaatgaAAAGTCAGTCATCattaactcaccctcatgccattccaaacccatataaCTTAATCTTTCTGAGGAAAATGATGCAAAAACACCTTCAAAGTGCCATAGAAAGTTCATTGGACTCATACACTGtatttcaagtcttctgaagataTACGGTAACTGTGAGGAAAAGTCCGAAATGTAAGTCGTATTGGCTTAGTGTAGTTCTCAAATTCGCATTCAGTTCAAAACTGTGCCAGAATTAGTCAGTTTTGACCTCATAACATCACACCAGGCACGGCAATACGGAAGCTTGTTTCAGCCacggaataaaaaaaaaggtataaTCTTGGAATCGTGAGGGGTAAGAATAGTGAGAAAAGttacaattaccttttttaattacacaattctgaccttCTCTTGCAGTTGCaagaaaacaattaaacaaattgcaagtcaattctgactttatttctcacaaatCTAAAGGGCAATTGCGAGAATTCTTTTGTAAACAATTTCCAAGAAGTGTCATTTCCTTTATTTGCAAGTTTGTCTCATAATTCAAGaaaaaagtcggaattgcggCAAAAAGTGAGATTTGCGGATTTATATCTGACAATTCGGACAAATTCGCAGCTGTGAGTTATATTCAGAATTGCGAGAAATAAATGTGCAGCTCTttagaaaagtcagaattgggagattaaactttttttttttaagatttttttttattctacgGTGGAAACAAGCTGCAGTTGTGTATGCAGTATGCCATATTTAAATCAGAAAATAGATGAATTTTGTATGAATCTTCGTGTTgcacatgagggtgagtaaaaatAGCTTCTTTACATTCCAGGCGTTTCATTTGTTTAAGCCTGCGTTtgctaacatatgattgtgtttgaTTGCAGCGGCCCCGATCAGGAGAACACAATAGGCGGAGCTCCAGAAAATCTGACATTTAAGGAGCGCCAGAGACTCTTCTCACAGGGAAAGGAAGTGTCGAATAAAGTGAAAGCGTCCCGGAAGCTCATGGAACTGGAGAACGAACTGAACATAAAGCAGTAGTGAAGCACCCTAGCAGGACTAATTGCCAATACGTGATCCATCCCTGGAAAAAACAATTACAAAACACATCCAGCTTCGGCTTCCCAGTCATTTCCTAACATTCTTTTTgggttttataaatataaaaaaaatggacgATTAAGTATCATTTAGCTGCAATAAGAGATGATATTCCATAAATTCCCTCGAAagatatattataataaagcactgtaaattgttttaattatattaataagaaaattgaaattacatgaagggggtatatttttgtttgtgaaatgttATTGAAAAATGACGCATTGTTtgctcattttattttttttaataggcaGTAATGTGGGATATTTTATGGTGTTATTTTATTCTCTTTCTATATCTTTctgctattttttttcttctgaaagTAAGTGCCGATATAATAGACCGATGTTAACAGCTCTCAGTGCAGAACAGGGTCCGTGCCGCCCGGCTCAACAGTAGCGTGAGAACGAAACTTATATAGGAGGCTCACttttttcttgttatttttattttttcccgcTGGTTCTTCCATGTTCATACACAGGCACCTTTCCGCCACGTCTCGTGTCTGCATTCAAATGATTTTGCTCAGAATTGAGCTCTCGTAACCTTGTTAGCACCATTTGTGAAAATCAGTTTTTCCTTTCGAGAATTTagtcgtttttttttcttgaatatTTTTACTGCGCCATCTGCAAGTCTGTCATTCCGTAAGAGCGCTGAGGTTTACcacttttataaaaatgtttagaATTTTCTAATTCCCAGATTTTCCTTTCTTGTGTTTAACTGAACAGTTCTGGCATTGTCTAAACAAGGTTTGATGGTAGCATAATGTTCAAAAGAGATGATTGAAATAGAGGAAATGAGATGCGGGAGCCTTTTGATTAGCAGGTATTTATTTGAACCTTATTGATATAGTGACAGATTTGTTTGTATTTATCGGTCTGGATAGTCCGCAGGTAAGATTTGACGGATGGAGCGACAAACATGAGAAGTAATCGAGCCACTATCTGCTGTTTCATGGTGCATTAAACGGCTTCCCTCAGCTCAGTATTGCAGACGTTTATTTAAATCAAGGATCTGGTCGTGTCTCTTCGGTTTGAAGTCTTTTCATTCATAGTCTAGACCTGTTGGCGCCTGTGTAAATAATTTTCCAGAGAACACAGAATTTGTAAATTCAACTGATGCATAAGGGTAATGTCAATATCCTTTCTTTTTTGCCACATGTTTTCAGAAACATAAACtgacacatatacacacacacacacacattttaggTTAAAGATGAATTCATTTGATTCATTTTAATGGTTGTTACATAGGCTTttgtaaatcataaataaatacggattttacaaaaaaagctgaaaattgTCTCTATTTTGTAAGAATCatgctgtatgtgtgtgcatatatatatatatatatatatatatatatatatatatatatacatacatacatacatacacacacacacatataataaaatattagtgttgtcaaattgattaatcgTGATCAATAGCATctaacaaatttttttttacatgtgtgtgtatattacatatataccctcaaatatatatgtatacatatttgtatatatacagtatacacacagacatacaatataatatatacacacacgtaAACAACTTgttagatgcgattaatcgattgATCTATATATATTcactcattttattttattagattatgcttacacaatATTTGAGTTAttcaatataattatatttttatataatttcaaCCACTATTTtatataagtttttttttttcaatatttaaaaaatttattttattttgctaaaagtttaattattttgttctatctgtattttgtaataattgtttctcatattttatatattaagaAAAATAAGATTAAGTtgatataattaaattatataattttaaatttattttaattaggcTTTTCAGTTTAATATTAGGAAATGTATACCCAATTTATTATCACTATAGATTTTGGTTCAGAAAAATTAAAAGGTGAAAAGGTGAAATCAAACTATTGTGAATGAGCTGCTTTAATGCATTTActaatcaatcaataaatctgAATACAAACATAAGCATCATTGACTCATTTAACATCTTGCATTCAAGATGAACTGGACTGTTAAAAACACGTAACATGATGTAACTGTAATTGAGGCATTCTTATTCAGGTTGTGTATTAATATCAGAGTTGTGTTCTAAAGCAGGAGCACAGGTGAAGAGGTTCATGTTTTGTGTAATCAACACATCCATATCATTGGATGCTtaagggttaggttaggtttcGCAAAGTAGTTCTTTGTTGTCTTAATTCTCTAAGGGTGTATAACACAAGCTGTCTGTTCAGAAGACTGCAGTCTtacattattgtgtgtgtgaagaacatAGATCACAGACACCTGTCAATGTACAGACATAGATGTGGGGgtggatttaatgttgttgagAACAGTTTTGAATGTATTTCTGAAACTCTATCACTGCTTTCTCCTGGTCTTTTGTCTCAATGGACCCTTTTCGAAGTCGACGGATTTCTTTGATGGCTTCCGGACCGGAGAGGTTCCTTGTTTTCACCAGGTAACAGGCTAGCATGGTCCCTGTCCTGCCATGACCATGCATACAGTGAACCGCAACGGCCTGACGATCAGAAACAGACAAAATCAGGTTTCATCTGGCTGACAACAGTTTatgaaaacatgacaaacatgaCATTTTGTCGACCCTTATAACAATTTGACATTTAAACGATAAAGCTTTGGAGTAGTAGTTAAACGTTTTTATAACATTTCTGTTTGATATACCTACTTATTAAGTATAATAATTAGGTctctataaaaaatatatatatattaatgttaGGCGCACGTTTTTCACATTCGAACAATTATGTGAATTCAATTCCAGATTGTTTATTGCAAATGTTGAATTCAGTTCCAGATTATTTATTGCAAACGTACAGAAAATGAAAGATAGCGAAACAAAATCAGGTTTCATCTGGCTGACataaatatttgtcattttgttGAACAATATATTTAGCATATGTTATTAAAACACGTTATAAAGCTTAACGGAAGTAGTTCTTATTGTCACAATATACATCTTAATGTTTTATAACATTTCTGTTTAGTATACCTAGTACTTTTAgctattataattttataaaacgtgacattttttaaaatgtttttattgcaataaaacgaatataaaataattaccaTCTTTTCTCAAaggtaaatatatattatattatatatattacaaaatttaatttaaatttggtATTTTAAATTCCATTTTAcataattaaaaactaaatatgAAAAGTAGTGAAACCACAGactggttaaaaataaaaataaaacaccagGTAGCTCGTGTCACGTGTTACGCGTTTCTTTTCTCAGCGCTGCGTAGGGTCGACGAGTTGTATCCATTTATGATAATCAAACCAGAATTTTGAAATTCCTGGCGCTCACTCAAAATAATAccgattttaaaaataaatagatttgaATGATTTAGTAtagtaatgtattttaaaaaacgtcCAGAGAGCGATAGTAATGGACCGTCAAGCGAAGCGCCCCTTGCGGATATAAACTATTTGTCTTAACAGGAAACGGACGACTTCCAAGTATTAGCACAAACACATCTCGTATTGGGTGAAAATTAAGCTGCAGACTTTTATTTCGATTATGTACCCATTCTATAAAACCCCATCCCATTCTCACCTCCCCTTTAGCGTTGGCTTCCTCTACGATGCTCAGGAACCGCAGTATTTGAGCCGGACTCGGTGGCGTGAAGTCCACTATGCTAATGTGATGCAGGATGAGCTCTGGACAGCTGTCATATTTCGGTGGTTTTGATTCCAACAAGCACACCAGGTGTTTGATGCCATTCTCCACCAGGAATTTGTAATGCTGAGTTTCTGAAGGACACGCCAGTCCGGCGAGTTTCTGAGGTTCGACCCACGAGAAGTTGGGTGGAACGACGGAAGCGCGCGACATTGTCGGTCTCCGGATGAAGATCTGCTGCTTCTGTAATGCCCTCTGATTCTTCACATCAGCTTTATAAAGCCACTAACCTGGAGAATGAATCAGGCTTTAAGGGCGTGTCCGGGGACTGTCAAACAGGCTATGTGCAACAGTTCATTTATCTAAGTACGGTAAGTAGCCTACACGAACAAAAAATAACTCGTAGACCAGGGCTAGTTGTCACACGTTATAAAAGCAATtagtgatttttatttattaaaatatccgAACAGGTACACCCAAATTCTATACCCCACATAAATCACAATGAATTTCAATATCGAAATTGACAACATGCAAAGAAAGGTAAACCAAGCCATtgagttttaattttaaataattttagattaattaatgcaaaaatgcaaaataactTATGTCACTGTATTGTGTTGGCTTACTTAACATGCATTGAAAGGGATATATTAGGGGGATAATcatattaaatatagatttgtCAGTGACCCTTATAAAATTTGAGTAATTATGATGATTTTTCTAGGcctgaaaatcacattttttttcccTGACGTGAAACATCTATTTTGTAGGATTATCCTCTGGTTATTATTTAGGGTGGAGCTGCCTGGAGTTCTTGATCTAGATTGATtgacttttaatcacagtcaatGAAAGAACAACCGGTTACATCAGCTTCAGTATTTTGCATGAACATTCATACAGAAGCCCAATGCACTGCCAAACAGAGGAGCAGCGATATCAGAGCAAGACTTTTGATGGCACAACCGCTCATGCAGGGCGCAGGCGGGATGGTTTTGAGATCAGGAATCGTCCCTGTGTTGCGTGATATGTTTTTCTGGAAATGCACATTCAAAACATAGTTAGGCAACTTGGAAACATGACAGATTAATGCATGTTGTGGAGGTGTGGACACTTACAAATGAATCAGCAATGATGACGAACTGATCGACTGTCTTCAGTGTTTGTTGGTATTGATTGATACACGTGTCATTCCAAGTCATGTTGTTCATCCTGTTGCGCCAATCACTGCAATTATCAAATAAAAGCCAGTCATTATTAGAGCTAAATGCATTCATTGATCACATTCAGATGACACTAGTGTTTATAAGAGAATTACATTGGACTTGGTGTTCCCATTTCAGACATTAAAGCGGTCACATTAGGGAAGCTCATACAGCCGCTCAGATTCATAGCTGGATAGTAGAAGAGGAAGGCCAAACACATCTCTTCTGAAGTCGAGAGCCCCCCCTGTGGGCAGACacacaaacataaaaatgtaatgtaaagaaGCAGTTGAAATGTGGAGCTGCATGAAGAAAATTGATATTTGTACCAACCCATGTGAGTGTGTTGCGGTTTTCAGTATTATAAGTGCACTCCACCAGCAACTTGTCACcctaaaagagaaaaaaaggagGACAAAACCATTGTTTACATAAACGTGATGTATGCTGCATTGCATATTATTTGATACATTATCGAAATCCCTATGTATTGAGCAGCATGTTAAGTTGTTTAACgattaaaataatttcacacTTACCAACTGCACTGTCTTAGTTTTGCCCAAGTTTTTCACATCCTGGTAATTAAAATCATAGGTATCATCCACGGCTAATAGATCAATCTGTTTTCCCCCTCTGAAATAGAcaacatgttttaaaatgttttttgttttgttttttggacaTTTTGAGCAGTAAAAGATAAGTAGTTaattttatatagcgcctttctgCAAACTCTTCTGGTCACTTTACAATATTATAACAGGCCCCACCTTATATAAGgtggccttaaagggttagttcacccaaaaatgaaaatgatttcattaattactcaacctcatgtcgttggacacctgtaacaccttcgttcatcttcagaacacaaatgaagatatttttgttgaaagctcatggctgagaaaggctacaaaaaggcctccattggcattcagtacatttccactaacccactcacaagacccataaaggcactaaagactttgttacaaagtccatctcactacagcggctgtacaataattttacaatgcgacgaaaatagtt harbors:
- the dusp23a gene encoding dual specificity protein phosphatase 23a, which codes for MSRASVVPPNFSWVEPQKLAGLACPSETQHYKFLVENGIKHLVCLLESKPPKYDSCPELILHHISIVDFTPPSPAQILRFLSIVEEANAKGEAVAVHCMHGHGRTGTMLACYLVKTRNLSGPEAIKEIRRLRKGSIETKDQEKAVIEFQKYIQNCSQQH